From a region of the Daphnia magna isolate NIES linkage group LG1, ASM2063170v1.1, whole genome shotgun sequence genome:
- the LOC116926320 gene encoding occludin, translating to MFSSKSMLIGIMLVHCMNCMSSTTTERTTDRKQLDQESQEQRHHQGYGIIGYGGHVGGYGGGYGEGYGGQYNNYYGMHD from the exons ATGTTTAGTTCAAAG TCCATGTTAATTGGAATCATGTTGGTACACTGCATGAATTGCATGTCTTCGACCACCACAGAACGCACCACCGACCGTAAGCAACTAGATCAAGAAAGTCAGGAGCAACGCCATCATCAAG GATACGGAATTATCGGGTATGGAGGACATGTCGGTGGCTACGGAGGAGGCTATGGAGAGGGATACGGTGGACAGTACAATAATTATTATGGTATGCATGAttga
- the LOC116926312 gene encoding LOW QUALITY PROTEIN: phosphopantothenate--cysteine ligase (The sequence of the model RefSeq protein was modified relative to this genomic sequence to represent the inferred CDS: inserted 1 base in 1 codon) — MLKQVGDIAYLRTEMAQEDPSWKIFFEENPKPAHFDENVKLVQDFCQQAAXKKSRVALITSGGTTVPLEQNTVRFIDNFSAGTRGSASAEYFLEAGYQVIFLHRSKSLEPYFRHLVGRNIFDMIEVLPDSVTVGKKHQAELGKLAEKFQRQRCNLLMISFNTLSDYLWLLRATAQKMQILGPLALLYLAAAVSDFYIPASQMPCHKIQSSGGPLSLSLQLVPKMLAPLVTLWAPNAFIISFKLETNETLLETKSKESLLKYHHHVVIGNLLHSRKVYVALVDSNSPSAEEIRLSNSDVESGIEIESKIIENLKTRHDQYYANHKTGTITGTVLGKQVGAEKWIVVTVVP, encoded by the exons ATGTTAAAGCAG GTAGGCGACATAGCCTACCTTAGAACTGAAATGGCTCAAGAAGATCCTAGCTGGAAGATATTCTTTGAAGAAAATCCAAAGCCTGCTCATTTTGATGAAAATGTTAAATTGGTTCAAGATTTTTGTCAGCAAGCAG ATAAAAAAAGTCGTGTTGCTTTGATCACT TCTGGTGGAACTACAGTGCCTTTAGAGCAAAACACAGTCCGGTTTATTGACAACTTCAGTGCAGGAACGAGAGGGTCTGCCTCTGCCGAATATTTCCTTGAAGCTGGATATCAGGTCATCTTCCTACATAG ATCTAAATCCCTTGAGCCATATTTTCGACATCTGGTAGGAAGAAATATCTTTGATATGATAGAAGTTTTACCTGACAGTGTCACTG TCGGTAAAAAACATCAAGCTGAGTTGGGAAAATTAGCCGAGAAGTTTCAACGTCAAAGGTGCAATTTACTGATGATTTCCTTCAACACTTTGTCAGATTATCTCTGGCTGTTGCGAGCCACTGcacaaaaaatgcaaattcttGGACCTTTAGCTTTGTTGTATTTAGCAGCTGCAGTTTCAGATTTCTATATACCTGCTTCCCAGATGCCATGCCATAAGATACAGTCCTCGGGTGGCCCCCTAAGTCTCTCTCTGCAACTCGTTCCAAAAATGCTAGCACCGTTGGTTACGCTATGGGCTCCAAATGCATTTATCATTTCATTCAAACTGGAAACCAATGAAACCCTCTtggaaacaaaatcaaaagaatcaCTACTCAAGTACCATCATCAT GTTGTGATTGGAAACCTTTTGCATAGtcggaaggtttacgttgcCCTAGTGGATAGCAATAGTCCCAGTGCAGAGGAAATACGACTGTCTAATTCGGACGTGGAAAGCGGCATTGAAATCGAGTCCAAAATCATCGAAAATTTGAAAACTCGGCACGACCAATACTACGCAAACCACAAAACAGG AACCATAACCGGCACCGTATTGGGCAAGCAGGTTGGAGCCGAGAAATGGATAGTTGTAACCGTTGTACCCTAA
- the LOC116935279 gene encoding LOW QUALITY PROTEIN: uncharacterized protein LOC116935279 (The sequence of the model RefSeq protein was modified relative to this genomic sequence to represent the inferred CDS: inserted 4 bases in 3 codons) — MSIDPNEARGGSGRRRRQSAVPSLDPRVNNFVDLIDVEQVGEFSQDDEVSVPSESSAERRAYAEIERMRQQREFERQQRDRERQEETERRRRERQERHQQRDREGRLRRGKRXRSSFEEERRNRDARPRSRSPHRSRPSQTPVVPAPPATRNALPPSPPPSAGTSERSQHPRKVLVSKEDSRNLADWLNKSVTPAELKGFADKYPIEFEKKEFSLAPPRLDDWMTRRLKESAAHKPAEAAEKTWLSVQXKVLDIAGPLVYLHQLTKQGRPLDMEEVSENVKVALELTAAASYDINRRRRRNILNHTDPRSDYLLEDPKSFSSKQTVSSLFGKRFLEAMLKEADQDEKLSRRGPPGPXPKTAAGPVTRSKSGRGGRGQFPFDNDRGGGRGRRGGRSRGRGRRGRGGQHFANH; from the exons ATGTCAATTGATCCTAACGAGGCCAGAGGCGGGAGTGGCAGGCGTAGAAGACAGTCTGCCGTCCCGTCCTTGGACCCGCGCGTTAATAACTTTGTAGATTTAATTGACGTAGAACAAGTTGGTGAATTTAGCCAAGATGATGAAGTGTCAGTGCCAAGTGAGTCGTCGGCGGAACGCCGAGCCTATGCAGAGATCGAGAGGATGCGGCAGCAACGGGAATTTGAGAGGCAGCAACGTGACAGGGAGAGGCAGGAAGAAACGGAGCGACGTCGACGGGAGAGGCAAGAACGCCACCAGCAGCGGGATCGCGAGGGTCGCCTTCGACGAGGCAAGAG CCGATCGTCGTTCGAGGAAGAACGTCGCAACCGCGATGCACGCCCCAGATCCAGGTCCCCGCACCGCTCCAGACCGTCCCAGACGCCCGTAGTTCCGGCGCCTCCCGCCACGAGAAATGCACTTCCACCGTCGCCGCCGCCGTCAGCCGGGACATCGGAAAGATCTCAGCATCCAAGAAAGGTCCTGGTCTCGAAAGAAGATTCGAGAAACCTCGCCGACTGGCTGAACAAGAGCGTCACGCCAGCCGAACTGAAGGGTTTTGCAGACAAATACCCGATTGAattcgaaaagaaagaattcagCCTGGCTCCTCCACGTCTGGACGACTGGATGACCAGGCGACTAAAAGAGTCCGCCGCCCACAAACCAGCCGAAGCGGCAGAGAAAACGTGGCTTTCGGTAC CTAAAGTGCTGGACATAGCAGGACCGCTTGTCTATCTCCACCAGCTGACGAAGCAGGGTCGCCCGCTGGATATGGAAGAGGTGTCCGAAAACGTTAAAGTGGCGCTGGAACTAACAGCCGCAGCGTCCTACGACATCAACCGTAGAAGACGCCGGAACATCCTCAACCATACCGACCCTCGCTCCGACTACTTGCTGGAGGACCCCAAATCCTTTTCAAGCAAGCAAACAGTTTCGTCACTGTTTGGCAAACGCTTCCTCGAAGCCATGTTGAAAGAAGCGGACCAAGACGAAAAACTAAGCCGTCGTGGTCCACCAGGCC GCCCCAAAACAGCTGCAGGACCGGTAACACGATCAAAATCCGGCAGAGGAGGCAGAGGGCAATTTCCATTCGACAACGATCGAGGCGGCGGACGTGGGAGAAG AGGAGGAAGAAGCCGTGGCAGAGGAAGACGTGGCCGAGGAGGCCAGCATTTCGCCAATCATTAG